The genomic interval TCGATGGCGCGCTCCGGACGCGTCGCGAGCAGCTCGCGGTACGAGACGGAGGTGAGGCCACCCGGGAAACCGGAGTGACGGTGGGCGAACTTCTTGTCAGCCTTGCCGTTGGTGAGGGCGACCTTGTCGGCGTTGATGATGACGACGTAGTCGCCGCAGTCCGCGTGGGGCGCGAACTGGGGCTTGTGCTTCCCACGGAGCAGGGTCGCGGCCTGGGCCGCAAGGCGGCCGAGGACGACGTCGGTGGCGTCGATGACGTACCAGTTCTTCTCGACGTCGCCGGGCTTCGGTGTGTACGTGCGCACGGGCGTTGCCTTCGTTTCTCTTGGCGAGTGGGTCATCGGGCAGCACGTTGAAGCTTTCGCGGCCCGACGAGACCACCATGGTCAGGTGAGTGGTCGGAGCACTGGCGATCCGGGGCGAGTGGGACGGCACCGCGGACGCGCACATGCGTGCTGCACGACGGTTACCCACCCTACCGGGGCTCCGGAAGGGGGGTCAAAAGAACTGACGCCACCGGGACCGTGAGACCCGACACGCTGCCGTGAGCCCGGGCCTAGCAGCCGCAGTCCTCGGCGAGGGGATCGGCAGGCAGGCGACGCACCACCCGCGAGCGCCGCGCCTGCTCGGCGAGGGCGTCGTCGCTGGGGTAGACGACCTCCTCAAGCGTCAGACCGTGGGCGGGGGCCACCGGGGCGGCGCCATCGCGTGAGCGGCGCTCGAGCAGGGCGGCGGGCCAGGCCTCGTCACGGCTACCGCGTCCGACGGCGAGACCCACCCCGACCAACGAACGCACCATCGAGTGGCAGAAGGCATCCGCGACCACCGTGAGGGTCACAAGACCGGCGTCGGCCCCCCGGGTGGGGCGGCGCCAGTCCAGGCGCTTGAGGGTGCGCACCGTCGTCGCCCCCTCGCGCGGACGGCAGTAGGACAGGAAGTCGTGCTCGCCCAGCAGGGGGCGGGCGCTGCGGTCCATGGCCTCGACGTCCAGCGCCTCGGGCAGCCACAGCACCTGGCCGCGGCGGGAGGCGTTGCGCGGGGCCCCGGCGGGGCCGCCGTCGGCGATGCGGTAGACGTAGCGGCGGCTGAGGGCGGAGAAACGGGCGTCGAAGCCCTCG from Actinomyces respiraculi carries:
- a CDS encoding tRNA pseudouridine synthase A, with amino-acid sequence MLTDVKPGDAPTPGAVVEEAEGAEAKNGATVRLRLDLAYDGVGFSGWAAQPGLRTVEGELTDALETVLRTPVRLTVAGRTDAGVHAAAQAVHLDVPLAAWQALPGRSGRRPEDALLTRLAGVLARQAHLAADAGLTGPVPRGASDVVVTGARVAPEGFDARFSALSRRYVYRIADGGPAGAPRNASRRGQVLWLPEALDVEAMDRSARPLLGEHDFLSYCRPREGATTVRTLKRLDWRRPTRGADAGLVTLTVVADAFCHSMVRSLVGVGLAVGRGSRDEAWPAALLERRSRDGAAPVAPAHGLTLEEVVYPSDDALAEQARRSRVVRRLPADPLAEDCGC
- the rplM gene encoding 50S ribosomal protein L13, with the protein product MRTYTPKPGDVEKNWYVIDATDVVLGRLAAQAATLLRGKHKPQFAPHADCGDYVVIINADKVALTNGKADKKFAHRHSGFPGGLTSVSYRELLATRPERAIEKAVKGMVPHTKLGRQQLKKLRVYRGAEHPHASQNPQTFEITQVAQ